A window from Argopecten irradians isolate NY chromosome 3, Ai_NY, whole genome shotgun sequence encodes these proteins:
- the LOC138317785 gene encoding fibroblast growth factor receptor homolog 1-like isoform X2, with protein sequence MNYRVIVLGLAIVVVWARHRASGTSYREDEPSLRITDPTERLYRTNIGSSITITCTGVNFDSDYNVYWSLRRRIDTITITSAVDQTPADPAKYQISQSDGEDKFKLNVTAITTHDKGHYTCSTFYSGRQIWASIEVMVEDVPSVQVFAENISAPIAGKVVLPCQASGVPMITAVRWQRNGSVITNGTDERFFIYTQGRDVIFSKLVINNVSVDDQDVYTCKATNAKGSSVRDVELSTYTANHSDAVENEMVSMKTLNVIDPNPFNAEFEVMGTLKVTCLATGYPYQPKMLWKIQSVVTGPVLHLRDSEERNYDDVTITTYVMQNTTGFYYTLMYYPVMFNNTGNYTCVIPHHTGTDKATVDVTIKGPPMVVATQVSNFGLLDEQIILSCLICAYPKPTLVLWYFEDTLISASSRVKQDLAILNSVQQNATLTINDITDNDFGTYTCKAYNIVKYGMAVQVIQDVDECSFNHNCDHGCMNGLGTYMCTCDNGYKLQADGSTCQDVNECQLTEKVACEQMCTNYNGTFECSCHDGWVLDDNGKTCTNTNDDSGESTDDEAIEAEEIYSIIGATSGALLIIILLILCIVWCRRKKDEEEIPMKAVYSVNTGYSSSNIDMSMTKYNSTNTKDTTITHADEFPRQRLQLGIDLGQGRFGKVMMARALNVSGIGKWEMVAVKTCRDSACDVEKEDLYQELEIMRSIDKHPNIVSYLGCCTKQDPLYILMEYVSGGNLQTQLRKCRPSQLATSGEDINTPTVKELETHALHVAKGMVYLSSKGIIHRDLAARNILVGPNRIAKICDFGLARDVEGSDMYERTSKGPSPIRWMAPESLSDQCFTRKSDVWSFGVLLWEIVTLGATPYPGMTAREVIKSVLIGKWLQCPLHCQQELYSLMTRCWDMEPKERPSFSEIAKELETFIESESDYMSLDALEEAKYGVLDPDKVDERV encoded by the exons TGATCGTCCTTGGTCTGGCCATTGTTGTGGTATGGGCACGTCATCGAGCTAGTGGCACGTCCTATAGGGAGGATGAACCAAGTCTCAGAATTACAGATCCGACCGAGAGGTTGTACAGGACAAACATTGGCTCCAGCATCACCATCACATGTACAGGGGTCAACTTCGACAGTGATTATAAT GTCTATTGGTCGTTACGGCGACGCATCGACACGATCACAATCACGAGTGCCGTGGACCAAACGCCGGCCGACCCAGCTAAGTACCAAATATCGCAGTCTGATGGAGAGGACAAGTTCAAGCTAAATGTCACCGCAATTACAACACACGACAAGGGGCACTACACGTGCTCTACTTTCTATAGCGGTCGGCAGATATGGGCTTCTATCGAGGTCATGGTGGAGG ATGTCCCGAGTGTACAAGTATTTGCCGAAAACATCTCGGCCCCTATCGCTGGGAAAGTCGTCTTGCCCTGTCAGGCATCTGGTGTCCCAATGATCACAGCTGTTAGATGGCAGAGAAACGGCAGTGTCATCACTAACGGCACAGACGAAAG GTTTTTCATCTATACCCAAGGGAGGGATGTGATTTTCTCTAAGCTTGTAATCAACAACGTCTCAGTCGATGACCAGGATGTCTATACATGTAAAGCTACTAACGCCAAGGGTTCTTCCGTCCGGGACGTAGAACTGTCCA CATATACAGCAAACCACAGCGATGCGGTTGAGAATGAAATGGTGTCCATGAAAACATTGAATGTCATAGATCCAAACCCATTTAACGCAGAATTTGAGGTGATGGGCACACTCAAGGTCACGTGTCTCGCAACCGGATATCCCTAtcaaccaaag ATGCTATGGAAGATTCAAAGTGTCGTCACAGGACCAGTGCTTCACTTGAGGGATTCAGAAGAAAGAAAttatgatgacgtcacaatcactacCTACGTCATGCAGAACACCACAGGATTTTATTACACCCTCATGTACTATCCTGTAATGTTTAATAACACTGGCAATTACACGTGTGTGATTCCACACCATACAGGTACCGACAAAGCCACCGTGGATGTAACTATAAAAG GGCCGCCGATGGTTGTAGCCACACAAGTGTCGAACTTCGGACTTCTCGACGAACAGATCATTTTGAGTTGTCTGATTTGTGCTTACCCTAAGCCTACACTTGTTCTGTGGTATTTCGAAGACACATTGATATCAGCCTCATCCAG GGTAAAACAGGACCTTGCCATATTGAACTCTGTACAGCAGAACGCTACACTGACAATTAACGACATAACGGATAATGACTTTGGTACTTACACATGTAAGGCTTATAACATTGTCAAATATGGAATGGCAGTGCAGGTTATACAAG ATGTGGACGAATGTAGTTTTAACCACAACTGTGACCACGGTTGTATGAACGGACTAGGAACGTACATGTGTACTTGTGACAATGGCTACAAACTACAGGCCGACGGGAGCACTTGTCAGG ATGTGAACGAGTGCCAGTTGACCGAGAAGGTGGCCTGTGAGCAGATGTGTACTAACTATAATGGCACGTTCGAGTGTTCCTGCCATGATGGCTGGGTCCTTGACGATAACGGCAAAACTT GTACCAACACAAACGATGACTCTGGCGAGAGTACGGACGATGAGGCGATAGAAGCCGAGGAGATTTACTCCATTATAGGAGCCACGTCAGGCGCTCTACTCATCATTATTTTACTGATACTGTGTATCGTCTGGTGTCGCCGTAAGAAAGATGAG GAGGAGATTCCTATGAAAGCGGTGTATTCCGTCAACACAGGGTACAGTAGTTCGAATATAGATATGAGCATG ACGAAGTACAACTCAACCAATACCAAGGACACGACAATTACACATGCGGATGAATTCCCACGTCAGCGTCTTCAGCTAGGCATCGACCTCGGTCAAGGTCGCTTTGGAAAGGTCATGATGGCGCGAGCTTTAAATGTATCTGGTATCGGGAAATGGGAAATGGTAGCAGTGAAGACTTGTAGAG ACAGTGCATGTGATGTGGAGAAAGAGGACCTGTACCAGGAGCTGGAAATCATGAGAAGTATCGATAAACACCCAAACATTGTGAGCTATCTCGGCTGTTGTACAAAGCAAG ACCCATTATATATACTAATGGAGTATGTCTCGGGCGGGAATCTTCAGACCCAGCTCCGGAAATGTCGTCCCAGTCAGCTGGCCACATCGGGTGAAGACATCAACACTCCAACAGTCAAAGAACTGGAAACACACGCCCTGCACGTGGCTAAGGGGATGGTGTACTTATCCTCGAAAGGG ATAATCCATCGTGACCTAGCGGCTAGAAACATCTTAGTCGGTCCAAATAGAATCGCTAAAATCTGTGATTTCGGACTTGCCAGGGATGTAGAGGGTTCCGACATGTACGAACGTACTTCAAAG GGTCCGTCTCCTATCCGATGGATGGCACCGGAATCACTGTCGGACCAATGCTTCACTCGGAAGTCCGATGTCTGGTCATTCGGAGTCCTCCTTTGGGAAATCGTTACCTTGG GTGCAACACCGTATCCAGGAATGaccgcaagggaggtaatcaaGTCCGTTCTGATCGGGAAATGGTTACAGTGTCCTCTTCACTGCCAacaagaact CTACAGTCTGATGACGAGATGTTGGGACATGGAACCAAAAGAGAGGCCAAGCTTCAGTGAAATCGCTAAGGAGTTGGAGACATTTATTGAGAGTGAGTCGGACTACATGTCTTTGGATGCTCTTGAAGAAGCCAAGTATGGTGTTCTTGATCCTGACAAGGTCGACGAACGAGTGTAA
- the LOC138317786 gene encoding uncharacterized protein — protein MNMPVFTVTTVCLVLITTVSAVEIIDKEKILEEYVSVCGMMLCDTSILNIKPERIYTPHSSCPDCRCDSDCWLKRNCCPDVYLTFPDLLEVKTNIFTAMNGTSQDIYQRMVSSCPNKDTSCDVGPRLADHFSNVPVFAGPFSLPFRSACFAHCNGHDVTRDWYLDIKCEHFYDLNYCSTFEEIESTLHTANCTVTYTQDLMTSYKPTTEAVISECNVTGFWDTYNVDVDNLCAKTHVGPEMGRHSLTHSNIFCYMCNPSEVRNRDVISTCNVTGKWRVLDQGLRDACHHYRVSPSEQPYKNWFCRMCNHDDSDPSILDLTDGTIKLTYKTVADWNFNPAQQYDVTLQTMDLDFIVESLKQQGKINASNTVVKSRLEQVLSNDGEIDINGVTVNVTNLLYNMYLSTGSYDVCTSSLLNVTYTETPVNCSCNVMCVFSDTDICCPDVALLRTKCIEPFGISDIFSKRDATKLLVINDCPSEFSNDVIRYLCQSNDVISNNQLIPVESRTSRLVFRNLFCAVCHLNKNMSDPFDVFLTKIQFYTLRLVCLLPVPIQNEISVDRIVSRAVDSGCTVQYIPATVPYTCDAHRGQCNKVNLWTEDDRDVRWACENIDFFPRLQSSANIFCNICNPMSPFPAVFRTCNMTGQWRNREPGLDTACRSYPVLQQTSPYKNGLCQRCNDPTWTRSFTGNAMAVGTVNVFPSLVTHTAPRRTIRSFFTTYNEQTEEYEDDSSGRCQHHQIHDVWKNKCRDLRCSPGRHLYNLTCLPLLRRTTNLAYALSLSVYGRINHSNIILTDLMEAMPNLVHRHLSGRLNVSYGNFTMSSFLTLSDTPCPNRSSVIFLGADIEIMFSAHFEIRSEYVNRFETERRLIELPGQTMDVSFLKKTISFTISENPKALTLPILIGKAGLENQCYYRKTKGSLSGPHMAYRRSEVSELLQCRQVHLNVDEYLIDENGITMNFVGIDKVVKYPEFELMSNGRVRICEGKLPTRNLENITDDQMETALYIVTLVLKCVSMLCLLLALIPYLRFDYLRTLPGLNTVVLMMTLFLVQLTFIGQTFTSTHNKPACTALGILMHLIWLLYFAWTAVGTLHAYRLFVSDDFFTDDDNRYRDLGRYFRSAIIFSLSVVIVNICLTAAITGGASIGYGGDSCFITYLTGKVLAFIVPVILVCVWNAVFFGITYWYIRKETLKCRQLIKGKAANKDSFFNLELFFKLFFLSGLTWILQIIDGFLPVSPFSFIVTIINASQGCLILYLNRTNFKKRKHRRRPGSKYTGSTSRSQPSYSSSKNRMSSRTVSETYHNSGFDRDVVAENIARSLSATPSDVSVTSTSKIIRKADDCHSNSENRSDCDSIADDLTIGHSTEEGSDYGNIQTDERLENMDSEKIEGLQIVNNEKDGKSEYIKSEKDWVCESDDCHYRYNIDDKINSDCICDEKDISASFV, from the exons ATGAACATGCCTGTATTTACGGTGACTACGGTATGTTTGGTATTGATAACCACTGTGTCAGCAGTTGAAATAATAGACAAGGAGAAGATTTTAGAGGAATACGTAAGTGTGTGCGGTATGATGTTGTGTGACACGTCTATATTAAACATCAAACCGGAGAGGATTTACACCCCTCACTCCAGTTGTCCAGACTGTCGTTGTGATAGCGACTGCTGGTTAAAAAGGAACTGCTGTCCGGATGTGTATCTAACTTTCCCGGATTTACTCGAAGTTAAAACCAACATATTCACAGCCATGAACGGTACATCACAGGACATATACCAACGAATGGTGTCGTCCTGTCCTAACAAAGACACGTCATGTGACGTAGGCCCGAGATTAGCCGACCATTTCAGCAATGTACCCGTCTTCGCTGGGCCGTTTAGTCTACCGTTTCGAAGCGCGTGTTTTGCTCATTGCAACGGACATGACGTCACTAGGGATTGGTACCTGGATATCAAATGTGAACACTTTTACGATCTGAATTACTGTTCGACGTTTGAGGAAATCGAGTCTACATTACACACTGCGAACTGTACTGTGACGTATACACAGGATTTAATGACGAGTTATAAACCAACAACGGAAGCTGTTATTAGTGAGTGCAATGTCACAGGATTTTGGGATACATATAACGTCGATGTGGATAATCTCTGTGCTAAGACACATGTAGGCCCCGAAATGGGTAGACATTCTCTCACACATTCTAATATATTCTGTTATATGTGTAACCCGAGCGAGGTTAGAAACCGCGACGTAATATCGACGTGTAACGTTACAGGAAAATGGCGCGTTTTAGATCAGGGTCTTAGAGACGCTTGTCACCATTATCGTGTTTCACCGAGTGAACAGCCTTACAAAAACTGGTTTTGTCGTATGTGTAATCATGACGACTCCGACCCGTCCATACTGGACCTCACCGACGGTACCATTAAACTGACGTACAAAACGGTCGCTGACTGGAATTTTAATCCCGCCCAACAGTATGACGTCACTCTTCAGACTATGGATTTAGATTTCATCGTGGAATCACTCAAGCAACAGGGTAAAATCAACGCATCAAATACGGTGGTGAAAAGTCGGTTAGAACAGGTTCTGTCGAACGACGGAGAAATCGACATTAACGGAGTTACGGTTAATGTCACAAACCTATTGTATAACATGTATCTGAGCACTGGATCTTACGATGTTTGTACTTCCTCACTGTTAAACGTCACATATACCGAGACGCCAGTCAACTGTTCATGTAACGTCATGTGCGTATTTAGTGACACCGATATATGTTGCCCGGATGTAGCACTCCTTCGTACCAAATGTATCGAACCTTTTGGCATTTCAGATATTTTTTCTAAACGTGACGCTACTAAATTACTCGTGATCAACGACTGTCCGTCAGAGTTCAGTAACGACGTCATACGATATCTCTGCCAAAGTAATGACGTAATATCGAATAACCAGTTAATTCCTGTTGAGAGTAGAACTTCACGATTGGTTTTTCGAAATTTATTTTGTGCAGTGTGTCATTTGAACAAGAACATGTCCGATCCCTTTGATGTATTCCTGACTAAGATACAGTTTTACACGCTCAGACTGGTGTGTCTGCTACCTGTTCCAATTCAAAATGAGATATCAGTGGACCGTATTGTATCACGTGCTGTAGACTCAGGCTGTACAGTCCAGTACATCCCCGCGACTGTGCCGTACACGTGCGACGCTCATAGAGGCCAGTGTAACAAGGTCAATCTGTGGACTGAGGACGACCGAGATGTACGATGGGCATGtgaaaatattgacttttttcCACGTTTACAAAGTTCTGCAAATATCTTCTGTAATATTTGTAATCCTATGTCCCCATTTCCAGCTGTGTTTCGAACATGTAATATGACGGGACAGTGGAGAAATCGCGAGCCGGGTCTAGATACCGCATGTAGATCTTACCCTGTCCTTCAGCAGACGTCACCCTACAAAAATGGCCTCTGTCAGAGATGTAACGATCCCACCTGGACACGAAGTTTCACCGGCAATGCTATGGCTGTGGGAACTGTGAATGTATTTCCCTCTTTAGTGACCCACACAGCTCCAAGACGGACTATTCGTAGCTTCTTCACTACTTATAACGAACAAACTGAAGAGTATGAGGATGATAGCAGCGGTAGATGTCAGCATCATCAGATACACGATGTTTGGAAG AACAAATGTCGAGATTTACGGTGTAGCCCTGGTCGGCATCTGTATAATCTCACCTGTCTGCCATTACTGCGGAGAACTACGAATCTCGCCTACGCCCTGTCTCTTAGTGTGTACGGGAGGATCAACCACAGTAACATCATCCTGACCGACCTAATGGAGGCCATGCCGAACCTCGTACACCGACACCTCTCTGGACGCCTTAACGTCAGCTACGGTAACTTCACAATGTCTTCATTTCTAACGCTATCAGACACACCCTGCCCGAATCGCTCGTCAGTTATTTTCCTAGGCGCAGATATAGAAATAATGTTTTCCGCTCACTTTGAAATCAGATCGGAATACGTCAATCGATTTGAAACAGAAAGGAGACTTATTGAGCTTCCGGGTCAAACAATGGATGTTTCGTTTTTGAAGAAGACAATTTCATTCACAATATCGGAAAACCCAAAAGCGTTAACGTTGCCAATACTGATAGGCAAAGCCGGTTTAGAAAATCAGTGCTATTACCGAAAAACTAAAGGTTCTCTCTCCGGCCCTCATATGGCATATCGTAGGTCTGAGGTTAGTGAACTTCTCCAGTGCAGACAAGTTCATTTAAACGTAGACGAATATCTGATCGACGAGAATGGGATCACCATGAATTTTGTCGGCATTGACAAAGTTGTGAAATACCCTGAATTCGAATTGATGTCAAACGGTCGTGTGAGGATATGCGAGGGTAAATTGCCAACAAGAAATCTCGAAAATATTACCGATGATCAAATGGAGACGGCATTGTATATAGTAACCCTTGTTTTAAAGTGTGTATCTATGCTCTGCCTCCTACTGGCACTCATTCCGTATTTAAGGTTCGACTATCTCAGAACTTTACCCGGATTAAACACTGTCGTTCTTATGATGACCCTGTTTTTAGTGCAGTTGACGTTTATAGGCCAAACGTTTACATCGACACACAACAAACCCGCGTGTACCGCATTAGGGATACTGATGCACTTGATATGGCTGTTATATTTCGCATGGACGGCGGTAGGAACATTACATGCGTATCGTCTGTTTGTGTCTGATGATTTTTTTACGGACGACGATAATAGGTACCGAGATCTCGGTCGGTATTTCAGGTCCGCCATAATTTTCTCTCTATCAGTCGtgattgtaaatatatgtctgaCGGCAGCCATAACCGGAGGAGCATCCATTGGATACGGCGGAGACAGCTGCTTCATTACCTACCTAACCGGGAAGGTGTTGGCATTTATTGTACCCGTCATACTGGTCTGTGTATGGAACGCAGTGTTCTTTGGAATCACGTATTGGTATATCCGAAAGGAAACTCTGAAATGCAGACAGCTTATAAAAGGCAAGGCAGCGAACAAAGATAGTTTCTTTAATTTGGAATTGTTTTTCAAACTGTTCTTTCTAAGTGGATTAACTTGGATCTTACAGATTATTGACGGATTCCTTCCGGTGTCCCCGTTTTCTTTCATTGTGACAATCATAAATGCTTCTCAGGGGTGTTTGATTTTATACCTGAACAGGACAAACTTCAAAAAGCGAAAACACCGGCGCCGACCAGGATCCAAATACACAGGCAGTACTTCACGAAGTCAACCCTCATATTCCTCGTCCAAAAACCGTATGTCAAGTCGTACTGTCAGCGAGACCTACCACAACAGTGGTTTTGATCGAGACGTAGTTGCAGAAAATATAGCCCGTAGTTTATCTGCAACTCCCAGTGATGTTTCAGTGACGTCTACCAGTAAAATAATCCGGAAGGCAGACGATTGCCATTCAAATAGTGAAAATAGGTCTGACTGTGATTCTATAGCCGACGACCTGACGATCGGTCATTCTACCGAAGAGGGATCAGATTATGGAAACATTCAAACTGATGAAAGACTAGAAAATATGGACAGTGAAAAGATTGAAGGACTTCAAATTGTGAACAATGAAAAGGATGGAAAATCGGAATACATAAAAAGTGAAAAGGATTGGGTTTGTGAAAGTGATGATTGTCATTACAGGTATAATATTGACGATAAAATAAACAGTGACTGTATTTGTGACGAAAAAGATATATCTGCCAGTTTTGTTTGA
- the LOC138317785 gene encoding fibroblast growth factor receptor homolog 1-like isoform X1 yields MDLKRQLRIAVSQVIVLGLAIVVVWARHRASGTSYREDEPSLRITDPTERLYRTNIGSSITITCTGVNFDSDYNVYWSLRRRIDTITITSAVDQTPADPAKYQISQSDGEDKFKLNVTAITTHDKGHYTCSTFYSGRQIWASIEVMVEDVPSVQVFAENISAPIAGKVVLPCQASGVPMITAVRWQRNGSVITNGTDERFFIYTQGRDVIFSKLVINNVSVDDQDVYTCKATNAKGSSVRDVELSTYTANHSDAVENEMVSMKTLNVIDPNPFNAEFEVMGTLKVTCLATGYPYQPKMLWKIQSVVTGPVLHLRDSEERNYDDVTITTYVMQNTTGFYYTLMYYPVMFNNTGNYTCVIPHHTGTDKATVDVTIKGPPMVVATQVSNFGLLDEQIILSCLICAYPKPTLVLWYFEDTLISASSRVKQDLAILNSVQQNATLTINDITDNDFGTYTCKAYNIVKYGMAVQVIQDVDECSFNHNCDHGCMNGLGTYMCTCDNGYKLQADGSTCQDVNECQLTEKVACEQMCTNYNGTFECSCHDGWVLDDNGKTCTNTNDDSGESTDDEAIEAEEIYSIIGATSGALLIIILLILCIVWCRRKKDEEEIPMKAVYSVNTGYSSSNIDMSMTKYNSTNTKDTTITHADEFPRQRLQLGIDLGQGRFGKVMMARALNVSGIGKWEMVAVKTCRDSACDVEKEDLYQELEIMRSIDKHPNIVSYLGCCTKQDPLYILMEYVSGGNLQTQLRKCRPSQLATSGEDINTPTVKELETHALHVAKGMVYLSSKGIIHRDLAARNILVGPNRIAKICDFGLARDVEGSDMYERTSKGPSPIRWMAPESLSDQCFTRKSDVWSFGVLLWEIVTLGATPYPGMTAREVIKSVLIGKWLQCPLHCQQELYSLMTRCWDMEPKERPSFSEIAKELETFIESESDYMSLDALEEAKYGVLDPDKVDERV; encoded by the exons TGATCGTCCTTGGTCTGGCCATTGTTGTGGTATGGGCACGTCATCGAGCTAGTGGCACGTCCTATAGGGAGGATGAACCAAGTCTCAGAATTACAGATCCGACCGAGAGGTTGTACAGGACAAACATTGGCTCCAGCATCACCATCACATGTACAGGGGTCAACTTCGACAGTGATTATAAT GTCTATTGGTCGTTACGGCGACGCATCGACACGATCACAATCACGAGTGCCGTGGACCAAACGCCGGCCGACCCAGCTAAGTACCAAATATCGCAGTCTGATGGAGAGGACAAGTTCAAGCTAAATGTCACCGCAATTACAACACACGACAAGGGGCACTACACGTGCTCTACTTTCTATAGCGGTCGGCAGATATGGGCTTCTATCGAGGTCATGGTGGAGG ATGTCCCGAGTGTACAAGTATTTGCCGAAAACATCTCGGCCCCTATCGCTGGGAAAGTCGTCTTGCCCTGTCAGGCATCTGGTGTCCCAATGATCACAGCTGTTAGATGGCAGAGAAACGGCAGTGTCATCACTAACGGCACAGACGAAAG GTTTTTCATCTATACCCAAGGGAGGGATGTGATTTTCTCTAAGCTTGTAATCAACAACGTCTCAGTCGATGACCAGGATGTCTATACATGTAAAGCTACTAACGCCAAGGGTTCTTCCGTCCGGGACGTAGAACTGTCCA CATATACAGCAAACCACAGCGATGCGGTTGAGAATGAAATGGTGTCCATGAAAACATTGAATGTCATAGATCCAAACCCATTTAACGCAGAATTTGAGGTGATGGGCACACTCAAGGTCACGTGTCTCGCAACCGGATATCCCTAtcaaccaaag ATGCTATGGAAGATTCAAAGTGTCGTCACAGGACCAGTGCTTCACTTGAGGGATTCAGAAGAAAGAAAttatgatgacgtcacaatcactacCTACGTCATGCAGAACACCACAGGATTTTATTACACCCTCATGTACTATCCTGTAATGTTTAATAACACTGGCAATTACACGTGTGTGATTCCACACCATACAGGTACCGACAAAGCCACCGTGGATGTAACTATAAAAG GGCCGCCGATGGTTGTAGCCACACAAGTGTCGAACTTCGGACTTCTCGACGAACAGATCATTTTGAGTTGTCTGATTTGTGCTTACCCTAAGCCTACACTTGTTCTGTGGTATTTCGAAGACACATTGATATCAGCCTCATCCAG GGTAAAACAGGACCTTGCCATATTGAACTCTGTACAGCAGAACGCTACACTGACAATTAACGACATAACGGATAATGACTTTGGTACTTACACATGTAAGGCTTATAACATTGTCAAATATGGAATGGCAGTGCAGGTTATACAAG ATGTGGACGAATGTAGTTTTAACCACAACTGTGACCACGGTTGTATGAACGGACTAGGAACGTACATGTGTACTTGTGACAATGGCTACAAACTACAGGCCGACGGGAGCACTTGTCAGG ATGTGAACGAGTGCCAGTTGACCGAGAAGGTGGCCTGTGAGCAGATGTGTACTAACTATAATGGCACGTTCGAGTGTTCCTGCCATGATGGCTGGGTCCTTGACGATAACGGCAAAACTT GTACCAACACAAACGATGACTCTGGCGAGAGTACGGACGATGAGGCGATAGAAGCCGAGGAGATTTACTCCATTATAGGAGCCACGTCAGGCGCTCTACTCATCATTATTTTACTGATACTGTGTATCGTCTGGTGTCGCCGTAAGAAAGATGAG GAGGAGATTCCTATGAAAGCGGTGTATTCCGTCAACACAGGGTACAGTAGTTCGAATATAGATATGAGCATG ACGAAGTACAACTCAACCAATACCAAGGACACGACAATTACACATGCGGATGAATTCCCACGTCAGCGTCTTCAGCTAGGCATCGACCTCGGTCAAGGTCGCTTTGGAAAGGTCATGATGGCGCGAGCTTTAAATGTATCTGGTATCGGGAAATGGGAAATGGTAGCAGTGAAGACTTGTAGAG ACAGTGCATGTGATGTGGAGAAAGAGGACCTGTACCAGGAGCTGGAAATCATGAGAAGTATCGATAAACACCCAAACATTGTGAGCTATCTCGGCTGTTGTACAAAGCAAG ACCCATTATATATACTAATGGAGTATGTCTCGGGCGGGAATCTTCAGACCCAGCTCCGGAAATGTCGTCCCAGTCAGCTGGCCACATCGGGTGAAGACATCAACACTCCAACAGTCAAAGAACTGGAAACACACGCCCTGCACGTGGCTAAGGGGATGGTGTACTTATCCTCGAAAGGG ATAATCCATCGTGACCTAGCGGCTAGAAACATCTTAGTCGGTCCAAATAGAATCGCTAAAATCTGTGATTTCGGACTTGCCAGGGATGTAGAGGGTTCCGACATGTACGAACGTACTTCAAAG GGTCCGTCTCCTATCCGATGGATGGCACCGGAATCACTGTCGGACCAATGCTTCACTCGGAAGTCCGATGTCTGGTCATTCGGAGTCCTCCTTTGGGAAATCGTTACCTTGG GTGCAACACCGTATCCAGGAATGaccgcaagggaggtaatcaaGTCCGTTCTGATCGGGAAATGGTTACAGTGTCCTCTTCACTGCCAacaagaact CTACAGTCTGATGACGAGATGTTGGGACATGGAACCAAAAGAGAGGCCAAGCTTCAGTGAAATCGCTAAGGAGTTGGAGACATTTATTGAGAGTGAGTCGGACTACATGTCTTTGGATGCTCTTGAAGAAGCCAAGTATGGTGTTCTTGATCCTGACAAGGTCGACGAACGAGTGTAA